The genomic DNA ACCGGTTTCGAGCGTGACCTGGCGGCTGCCGTACTGGAAGTTCTTGGTAACTTTTGCCACGTTGTTGTGTCCTTAGATGACTCTTTCTTCGATGAACCGCCCGGGGCCCTTGCCCCGGCCGGGCGACCGCGTTGGGGCGGCCTTTTTACGAACCTCAAAACAAACGCGGCGCATCGCTGCGCCGCGTGTGGTGCGATTTACCGACGCAGACCGAGTTTCTCGATCAGTGCCTTGTAGCGGTCCGCGTCCTTGCGGTGCAGGTAGTCCAGCAGGCTACGGCGCTGGTTGACCATCTGCAGCAGGCCGCGGCGGCTGTGGTGATCCTTCTTGTGCGTCTTGAAGTGCTCGGTGAGGTGCACGATGCGCGCGGTCAGCAGCGCGACCTGCACTTCCGGCGAACCGGTGTCGCCTTCGGCCCGCTTGTGTTCGTTGATGATGCTGGTGGTATCGATGGACATGGAAACCTCGTGTCGCAAAGCCCGCAGAAGACGCGACGTGGGGGACTGCGACACGGCCCGGACTGCGGCGTGGAACAGACCACGATCGACGCACCGCCAGGGCCCGCCATGGATGGAATAATGCGAAATGCAAGCGCTTGAAAAAGCGCGGGAATTCTACCGCGATCAGCACCCTGCCACAACCGCGCTCAGCAGGTGACCACGCGGCCCGGCTGGCTGACCGCCCAGCTGAACAGCCGCTGCGGGCGCAACCGGCCGTCGCCATCGACCTCGCCCAGCCCGAGGGCCCGCCCGTTCATGTCGAACACGCCGACCTCGCCCCGCGGTTGGAAGCCGCCGCTGACGGCCTGCCCATAGGACAGCGCCTGCACCTGGCGGGCATCGAGGCGGACTTCCGGCCAGGCGGCCATCCCCGCCTCGATCGGAAGCAGGCAGGCCTCCAGCGCCGGTCGGCCGCGTTCCGCCAGCGCCTGCAGTGCCTCCAGCGTCCACAACCGTGGGTCGCGGAACGGGTCCACCCAGATGCGGCGCAGCTCCGCCACGTGCGCGCCGCATCCCAGCGCTTCGCCGAGGTCGCGGACCAGACTGCGCACATAGGTGCCCGAACCGCACTCGACATGCAGCCGCAGCTGCGGCGGCACGCCCTGCAGGTCGTCGACCAGGTCGGCGGCGGACTGCAGCGCGAACCCGTGCACGTCC from Luteimonas sp. YGD11-2 includes the following:
- the truB gene encoding tRNA pseudouridine(55) synthase TruB, whose product is MSKPRRRVRKVDGILLLDKPRGLSSNQALQQVRKLFEAEKGGHTGSLDPLATGLLPVCLGEATKIAGGLLGARKAYDTVARLGTVTDTDDADGQPLRERPVPPLRVAEIDAALQALTGRILQRPPIYSALKRGGEPLYAKARRGEHVEVEPREVDVHGFALQSAADLVDDLQGVPPQLRLHVECGSGTYVRSLVRDLGEALGCGAHVAELRRIWVDPFRDPRLWTLEALQALAERGRPALEACLLPIEAGMAAWPEVRLDARQVQALSYGQAVSGGFQPRGEVGVFDMNGRALGLGEVDGDGRLRPQRLFSWAVSQPGRVVTC
- the rpsO gene encoding 30S ribosomal protein S15 produces the protein MSIDTTSIINEHKRAEGDTGSPEVQVALLTARIVHLTEHFKTHKKDHHSRRGLLQMVNQRRSLLDYLHRKDADRYKALIEKLGLRR